Proteins co-encoded in one Kribbella solani genomic window:
- a CDS encoding aldo/keto reductase family protein has product MDFRYLGNSGLKVSEISYGNWLTHGSQVENDQAKACVRAALEAGITTFDTADVYANTKAESVLGEALAGERRESLEIFTKVYWPTGPGGPNDTGLSRKHIHESVNASLKRLGTDYVDLYQAHRYDTETPLEETMEAFADVVRQGKALYIGVSEWTAEQLQEGHRLARELRIPFVSNQPQYSMLWRVIEAEVVPASEELGIGQVVFSPIAQGVLTGKYVPGQQPPEGSRATDANGANFIKRFLTDDVLTRVQELKPLAAEAGLSLSQLAVAWVLQNQNVSSAIIGASRPEQVTENVKASGVKLDDGLLKRIDEVLGHTVERDPAKTVQNSPQTRPGS; this is encoded by the coding sequence ATGGACTTCCGCTATCTGGGCAACAGTGGTTTGAAGGTCAGCGAGATCTCGTACGGCAACTGGCTGACGCACGGCTCGCAGGTGGAGAACGACCAGGCCAAGGCCTGCGTACGGGCCGCGCTCGAGGCCGGCATCACCACGTTCGACACCGCCGACGTGTACGCCAACACCAAGGCCGAGTCGGTGCTCGGTGAGGCGCTGGCCGGCGAGCGGCGCGAGTCGCTGGAGATCTTCACCAAGGTGTACTGGCCGACCGGTCCGGGTGGACCGAACGACACCGGCCTGTCCCGCAAGCACATCCACGAGTCGGTGAACGCGTCGCTCAAGCGGCTCGGCACCGACTACGTCGACCTCTACCAGGCGCACCGGTACGACACCGAGACGCCGCTGGAGGAGACGATGGAGGCGTTCGCCGACGTCGTCCGGCAGGGCAAGGCGCTGTACATCGGAGTGTCCGAGTGGACCGCCGAGCAGCTCCAGGAGGGCCACCGGCTGGCCCGTGAGCTGCGCATCCCGTTCGTCTCGAACCAGCCGCAGTACAGCATGCTCTGGCGGGTGATCGAGGCCGAGGTCGTACCGGCGTCGGAGGAGCTCGGGATCGGCCAGGTGGTGTTCTCACCGATCGCGCAGGGTGTGCTCACCGGCAAGTACGTGCCCGGTCAGCAGCCGCCGGAGGGCTCCCGGGCCACCGACGCCAACGGGGCGAACTTCATCAAGCGGTTCCTCACCGACGACGTGCTGACCCGGGTGCAGGAGCTGAAGCCGCTGGCGGCGGAGGCCGGGCTGTCGCTGTCCCAGCTGGCCGTCGCCTGGGTGCTGCAGAACCAGAACGTCTCCTCGGCCATCATCGGCGCCTCCCGGCCCGAGCAGGTCACCGAGAACGTCAAGGCGTCCGGAGTGAAGCTGGACGACGGCCTGCTGAAGCGGATCGACGAGGTGCTCGGTCACACTGTCGAGCGCGACCCGGCGAAGACCGTGCAGAACTCCCCGCAGACTCGGCCGGGCTCATGA
- a CDS encoding ECF transporter S component yields MRLIRLKPRSTAALIVASLVGVLAFAWPLFFQTSQASESAIGHTTDAPWLFVLLLPLLVGVVLAELSESGIDAKVISLVGMLAAVGAALRALGPGTAGLEPGFFLLVLAGRAFGAGFGFVLGAVSLLGGALISGGVGPWMPFQMFACAWVGCLAGLLPRLGGRLELLLLAAYSIVSGVLYGVVMNMWFWPYATFGSDFSYIPGDALADNLHRYFLFVVATSLGWDIPRGILSAVLVLLLGRPILNAFRRTARKAAFEAPVIFEPGRADG; encoded by the coding sequence ATGAGACTCATCAGGCTCAAGCCACGAAGCACCGCGGCACTGATAGTCGCATCGCTGGTCGGCGTACTCGCGTTCGCCTGGCCGCTGTTCTTTCAGACTTCGCAGGCGAGTGAGTCCGCGATCGGACACACCACTGACGCGCCGTGGCTGTTCGTCCTGTTGCTGCCGTTGCTGGTCGGCGTAGTACTCGCGGAGCTGTCCGAGTCGGGCATCGACGCGAAGGTCATCTCACTCGTCGGCATGCTCGCAGCAGTCGGTGCGGCGCTGCGTGCACTCGGACCAGGTACGGCCGGACTGGAACCAGGGTTCTTCCTCTTGGTCCTCGCTGGTCGAGCGTTCGGCGCCGGGTTCGGTTTCGTACTAGGTGCGGTCTCACTGCTCGGCGGTGCGTTGATCAGTGGCGGCGTCGGCCCCTGGATGCCGTTCCAGATGTTCGCCTGTGCCTGGGTGGGCTGTCTAGCCGGCCTACTGCCCCGCCTGGGCGGACGGCTCGAACTACTACTGCTGGCCGCGTACTCCATCGTCTCCGGCGTCCTGTACGGCGTGGTGATGAACATGTGGTTCTGGCCGTACGCGACGTTCGGCAGCGACTTCTCGTACATCCCCGGCGACGCGCTGGCCGACAACCTGCACCGGTACTTCCTGTTCGTGGTGGCGACCTCACTGGGTTGGGACATTCCACGCGGCATCCTGTCCGCCGTACTGGTGCTGCTGCTCGGTAGGCCGATCCTGAACGCGTTCCGCCGTACTGCCCGCAAGGCGGCCTTCGAAGCACCGGTGATCTTCGAGCCTGGGAGGGCTGATGGCTGA
- a CDS encoding SCO2322 family protein: MTAHRTKHLARLVLSLLAGFLLAGTVATTAGASTTEDGYRFWGYYQWSNGQWAFSQKGADAFVPADGGVEGWRFALGGAKPRVPRAAGDFEAICGKTPAESGKKRVALVIDPGTPEDALAGETPGEATGTCVVTAPKSTGAQVLAAAGPVRIEKGLTCGVSGYPAKGCGDQVKNIKVPATDAQVTLKIDAAVGSSAPASAPAKQDESSGPWAVLIIAAAVVVLLAGGGLLLNRRRSAVK, encoded by the coding sequence ATGACTGCACACCGGACCAAGCACCTGGCGAGGCTGGTTCTCAGCTTGCTGGCGGGTTTCCTGCTGGCTGGAACCGTCGCCACCACCGCCGGAGCGAGTACGACCGAGGACGGCTACCGCTTCTGGGGCTACTACCAATGGAGCAACGGCCAGTGGGCCTTCTCACAGAAGGGCGCTGACGCCTTCGTACCGGCCGACGGCGGCGTGGAGGGCTGGCGGTTCGCCCTCGGCGGCGCGAAGCCCCGCGTACCGCGGGCAGCGGGCGACTTCGAGGCGATCTGCGGCAAGACCCCGGCCGAGTCCGGCAAGAAGCGTGTCGCCCTGGTGATCGATCCGGGTACGCCGGAGGACGCGCTCGCCGGCGAAACGCCAGGCGAAGCCACCGGTACGTGTGTGGTGACCGCACCGAAGTCGACGGGCGCACAGGTACTGGCCGCGGCCGGACCGGTCCGGATCGAGAAGGGCCTCACCTGCGGCGTCTCCGGCTATCCGGCGAAGGGCTGCGGCGACCAGGTCAAGAACATCAAGGTACCGGCCACGGATGCGCAGGTGACGCTGAAGATCGACGCTGCTGTCGGCTCCAGCGCCCCCGCCTCCGCACCGGCGAAGCAGGACGAGAGCAGCGGGCCGTGGGCTGTTCTGATCATCGCCGCGGCCGTGGTCGTTCTGCTGGCCGGCGGTGGCCTCCTCCTCAACCGGCGTCGGTCCGCGGTCAAGTAA
- the pspAA gene encoding PspA-associated protein PspAA: MIVRIMGEGQWRLADEKLDALNAVDGDLEKAVSSGEEAAYQAAFAALLDFVRSGEKVPDDELHDSDAILPPSDSSLAEMRELISGDGLIAG, from the coding sequence GTGATCGTTCGCATCATGGGTGAAGGTCAGTGGCGACTGGCCGACGAGAAGCTGGACGCGCTCAACGCCGTCGACGGCGACCTGGAGAAGGCCGTCTCGTCCGGCGAGGAGGCTGCCTACCAGGCGGCCTTCGCGGCGCTGCTGGACTTCGTCCGCTCCGGGGAGAAGGTGCCGGACGACGAGCTGCACGACTCCGACGCCATCCTGCCGCCGTCGGACAGCTCGCTCGCCGAGATGCGGGAGCTGATCAGCGGCGACGGCCTGATCGCCGGCTGA
- the cobS gene encoding adenosylcobinamide-GDP ribazoletransferase, giving the protein MKLDSVRLALGTLTVLPAGVPTRVDREVGKRAMVLAPAVGLLVGGLAAAVVAVVHLIRPDADLLAAALGVLVVAGLSGGLHLDGMADFADALASRRDRETMLRIMKQSDIGPFGVVAIVGVLILDVAALTACLQSGRGWQAILIATTVSRLTLPWSCRTSVPAARPGGLGSYVAATVRPITATFVSVVVLAVVLVLSWLSSAHVIGAAAAVLLAVAVAFVVSRRARTALGGTTGDVLGATVELALPVALLALALG; this is encoded by the coding sequence ATGAAGCTCGACTCCGTTCGACTCGCCCTGGGCACCCTGACGGTCCTGCCGGCCGGTGTACCGACGCGGGTGGACCGGGAGGTCGGTAAGCGTGCCATGGTGCTCGCACCGGCCGTCGGACTGCTGGTAGGCGGCCTCGCAGCAGCTGTGGTTGCAGTAGTGCACCTGATCCGCCCTGACGCAGATCTGCTGGCCGCAGCGCTCGGCGTACTGGTAGTCGCCGGGCTGTCAGGTGGCCTGCATCTCGATGGCATGGCCGACTTCGCCGACGCGCTCGCCTCCCGGCGGGACCGCGAGACGATGCTGCGGATCATGAAGCAGAGCGACATCGGCCCGTTCGGCGTTGTCGCGATCGTCGGCGTGCTGATACTCGACGTCGCCGCGCTCACCGCTTGCCTGCAATCCGGCCGTGGCTGGCAGGCCATCCTGATCGCGACCACTGTGAGCCGTCTCACGCTGCCCTGGTCCTGCCGTACGTCGGTCCCCGCCGCGCGCCCCGGCGGCCTCGGCTCGTACGTCGCCGCGACCGTCCGCCCGATCACGGCAACGTTCGTCAGCGTCGTAGTACTGGCCGTCGTGCTCGTTCTCAGTTGGCTCTCATCCGCCCACGTCATCGGCGCCGCGGCGGCAGTACTGCTTGCGGTCGCGGTCGCCTTCGTGGTCTCGCGTCGCGCCCGGACCGCACTCGGCGGAACCACCGGCGACGTACTCGGTGCCACCGTCGAACTGGCGCTCCCGGTCGCCCTGCTGGCGCTCGCGCTCGGTTGA
- a CDS encoding bifunctional adenosylcobinamide kinase/adenosylcobinamide-phosphate guanylyltransferase, whose translation MADRTLLLGGARSGKSMAAERLLADVPDVLYVATGGDDSGDAEWAERVAKHQARRPATWGLAETIELVPLLESAGPPLLIDCLTLWLSRTMDAVGVWSDLSRTDLVEQRITALADAWSATPRRVVAVSNDVGSGIVPADPGTRMFRDLMGRLNTTISLASDQVLWTVAGRTLPLT comes from the coding sequence ATGGCTGATCGGACATTGCTCCTCGGAGGTGCTCGCTCCGGCAAGTCCATGGCCGCCGAGCGCCTGCTGGCCGACGTACCGGACGTCCTGTACGTCGCGACCGGTGGCGACGACTCCGGTGACGCCGAATGGGCAGAGCGGGTCGCCAAGCACCAGGCCCGCCGCCCGGCCACTTGGGGCCTGGCCGAGACGATCGAGCTGGTTCCGCTGCTCGAGTCAGCTGGTCCCCCACTACTGATCGACTGCCTGACCCTGTGGCTGTCGCGCACTATGGACGCCGTAGGCGTCTGGTCCGACCTGTCCCGCACCGACCTCGTCGAACAACGCATCACTGCACTAGCCGACGCGTGGTCGGCCACTCCGCGCAGAGTGGTCGCCGTGAGCAACGACGTCGGTTCCGGCATTGTGCCTGCAGACCCCGGTACGCGGATGTTCCGCGACCTGATGGGCCGTCTCAACACCACCATCTCCCTCGCGTCCGACCAGGTCCTGTGGACAGTCGCCGGCCGGACACTCCCCCTGACATGA
- a CDS encoding PspA/IM30 family protein has protein sequence MSIFKRMSTIFKAKANSALDKAEDPRETLDYSYQKQLELLQKVRRGVADVATSRKRVELQASQLQSQSAKLQEQAQKALSMGREDLAREALTRKSGLQGQIDDLQTQHAQLQGEEEKLTLASQRLQAKVESFRTRKETIKATYTAAEAQTRINEAFSGISEEMSDVGLAVQRAEDKTQQMQARAGAIDELLASGALDDASGTVKDNISLELDRMSSGSDVENELAAMKAQLSGGSAPKEISGEAPQAAQTQQSAQPQQAAQQPVQPAAQPVTEPVRPQDGDVR, from the coding sequence ATGAGCATCTTCAAGCGGATGTCGACGATCTTCAAGGCCAAGGCGAACTCCGCCCTGGACAAGGCCGAGGATCCTCGCGAAACCCTTGACTACTCGTATCAGAAGCAGCTCGAGCTGCTGCAGAAGGTACGGCGGGGCGTGGCCGACGTGGCCACCAGCCGGAAGCGGGTGGAGCTGCAGGCGTCACAGCTGCAGTCCCAGTCGGCCAAGCTGCAGGAGCAGGCGCAGAAGGCGCTCTCGATGGGCCGCGAGGACCTGGCCCGGGAGGCTCTGACCCGCAAGTCCGGGCTGCAGGGCCAGATCGACGACCTGCAGACGCAGCACGCCCAGTTGCAGGGTGAGGAGGAGAAGCTGACGCTCGCCTCCCAGCGGTTGCAGGCGAAGGTCGAGTCCTTCCGGACCCGCAAGGAGACGATCAAGGCCACCTACACGGCGGCCGAGGCGCAGACCCGGATCAACGAGGCCTTCTCCGGCATCTCCGAGGAGATGAGCGACGTCGGTCTGGCGGTCCAGCGGGCCGAGGACAAGACCCAGCAGATGCAGGCCCGGGCCGGCGCGATCGACGAGCTGCTCGCCTCCGGCGCGCTCGACGACGCCAGCGGTACGGTCAAGGACAACATCAGCCTGGAGCTGGACCGGATGTCGTCCGGCTCCGACGTGGAGAACGAGCTGGCCGCGATGAAGGCCCAGCTGTCCGGAGGCAGCGCGCCTAAGGAGATCTCCGGTGAGGCACCCCAAGCCGCTCAAACTCAGCAGTCCGCCCAGCCCCAGCAGGCCGCCCAGCAGCCAGTTCAGCCGGCCGCACAACCCGTGACGGAGCCGGTGCGACCTCAGGACGGAGATGTTCGGTGA
- a CDS encoding ABC transporter ATP-binding protein, translating into MAESAGAPAAAATGKHGPSVATRERRQGALNPSGETPYLVVEDLAVRFPTADGEVSAVNGLSYSVPLGRTLAIVGESGSGKSVSSMAVMGLHDRKRTKITGSIRLGGDEIVGLSESDLMKIRGEAVSMVFQDPQSSLHPLYTIGNQLVEAYRVHHKVSKDVAKKRALEMLDLVGIPNPPRRFAQYPHEFSGGMRQRAMIAMSLINDPKLVIADEPTTALDVTVQAQILDLLNNLQKEFGSAIVLITHDLGVVAEMADDVLVMYAGRCVEYGTAEDVLANPRMPYTWGLLESIPTVSAANERLRPIKGLPPSLLNLPGGCSFNPRCPYVDRVKGERCTTELPDLLPVDGAGTHTSRCHLHDKASVYEAEVAPRLG; encoded by the coding sequence ATGGCCGAGAGCGCAGGAGCGCCGGCGGCCGCCGCGACCGGCAAGCACGGTCCGTCGGTCGCCACCCGGGAACGCCGCCAGGGCGCCCTCAACCCCAGCGGCGAGACGCCGTACCTGGTGGTCGAGGATCTGGCCGTCCGGTTCCCGACCGCCGACGGCGAGGTCAGCGCGGTGAACGGGCTGAGCTATTCGGTGCCGCTCGGGCGGACGCTGGCGATCGTCGGCGAGTCCGGCTCCGGCAAGTCGGTGTCGAGCATGGCCGTGATGGGCCTGCACGACCGCAAGCGGACCAAGATCACCGGCTCGATCCGGCTCGGCGGCGACGAGATCGTCGGCCTGTCCGAGAGCGACCTGATGAAGATCCGCGGCGAGGCCGTTTCGATGGTCTTCCAGGACCCGCAGTCGTCGCTGCACCCGCTGTACACGATCGGCAACCAGCTGGTCGAGGCGTACCGGGTGCATCACAAGGTCTCCAAGGACGTCGCCAAGAAGCGCGCGCTGGAGATGCTCGACCTGGTCGGCATCCCGAACCCGCCGCGCCGGTTCGCCCAGTACCCGCACGAGTTCTCCGGCGGTATGCGGCAGCGCGCGATGATCGCGATGAGCCTGATCAACGACCCGAAGCTGGTGATCGCCGACGAGCCGACCACCGCGCTCGACGTCACCGTCCAGGCCCAGATCCTGGACCTGCTGAACAACCTGCAGAAGGAGTTCGGCTCCGCGATCGTCCTGATCACGCACGACCTCGGCGTGGTCGCCGAGATGGCCGACGACGTACTGGTGATGTACGCCGGCCGCTGCGTCGAGTACGGCACCGCCGAGGACGTACTGGCGAACCCGCGGATGCCCTACACCTGGGGCCTGCTCGAGTCGATCCCGACCGTGTCCGCGGCGAACGAGCGGCTGCGCCCGATCAAGGGCCTGCCGCCGAGCCTGCTGAACCTGCCCGGCGGCTGCTCGTTCAACCCGCGCTGCCCGTACGTGGACCGGGTCAAGGGGGAGCGCTGCACCACCGAGCTGCCCGACCTGCTGCCGGTCGACGGCGCCGGCACGCACACGTCCCGCTGTCACCTGCACGACAAGGCCTCGGTGTACGAGGCCGAGGTCGCGCCGAGACTGGGCTGA
- a CDS encoding CbiQ family ECF transporter T component, with protein MRAVNRLTLPRALHPGAWWLWALCMAVAASRTRNPVLLVLILAVTGFVVSARRSDAPWAHSFTAFLKLGLLVIGVRVVLQALLSTRSQGNTILFTLPQIPLPDWAAGVKLGGDVTAEALITALYDGGQLAVMLCCVGAANALASPRRLLKSLPGALYEMGVACVVALTFAPQLVTDGRRIRAARRLRGRTRASFRTTAMPVLEGALDRSVELAAAMDSRGYGRTAQAPRAQRRLTAACVLLGLLGILLGVYALLTDSMAFPFAAGALAIGVLLAVGAMAVGRQRVSRTRYRPDPWALPEWLVVGAGVVAAGAMVTAAVRGVNGLLLAGPLVVPPVPVLPMIGVLVGLVPALVAPPLKKPTLKQAELRKAAA; from the coding sequence GTGCGCGCTGTCAACCGCCTCACACTCCCCCGGGCACTCCACCCGGGGGCCTGGTGGTTGTGGGCGCTCTGCATGGCCGTGGCCGCCAGCCGGACCCGCAACCCGGTGCTGCTGGTGCTGATCCTCGCAGTGACCGGGTTCGTGGTTTCGGCTCGCCGCAGCGACGCACCGTGGGCACACAGCTTCACAGCGTTCTTGAAGCTCGGGCTGCTGGTCATCGGCGTCCGGGTGGTTCTGCAGGCCTTGCTGTCGACCCGCTCGCAGGGCAACACGATTCTGTTCACGCTGCCACAGATTCCGTTGCCGGACTGGGCCGCGGGCGTCAAGCTCGGCGGTGACGTGACGGCTGAGGCTTTGATCACCGCCCTGTACGACGGTGGTCAGCTGGCTGTGATGCTCTGCTGTGTTGGCGCGGCCAATGCACTGGCCAGCCCACGCCGGCTGCTCAAGTCGTTGCCAGGAGCCCTCTACGAGATGGGGGTTGCCTGTGTGGTCGCGCTGACCTTCGCGCCCCAGCTGGTGACCGACGGCCGCCGGATTCGTGCCGCCAGGCGATTGCGCGGCCGTACGCGCGCCTCCTTCCGTACGACGGCCATGCCCGTACTGGAAGGCGCACTGGACCGATCCGTCGAGCTGGCTGCAGCGATGGACTCCCGGGGCTACGGGCGTACGGCGCAGGCTCCACGAGCGCAGCGTCGTCTCACAGCCGCTTGCGTACTACTGGGCCTGCTGGGCATCCTCCTCGGCGTCTACGCCCTGCTGACCGACTCCATGGCCTTCCCGTTCGCCGCCGGCGCCCTGGCGATCGGTGTACTACTAGCAGTCGGCGCCATGGCAGTTGGACGGCAACGAGTCAGCCGTACGCGCTACCGCCCGGACCCGTGGGCGCTACCCGAGTGGCTGGTAGTAGGGGCCGGAGTGGTTGCCGCAGGTGCCATGGTGACCGCAGCAGTCCGTGGAGTGAACGGACTGCTCCTGGCTGGGCCGCTGGTCGTCCCGCCGGTGCCAGTGCTCCCGATGATCGGGGTACTGGTCGGACTGGTGCCCGCACTGGTCGCACCTCCGTTGAAGAAGCCGACGTTGAAGCAGGCGGAGCTGAGGAAGGCGGCGGCATGA
- a CDS encoding ABC transporter ATP-binding protein, translated as MSETPTDATRPVDVVAPKGETLLQVRDLKMHFPIKEAAGLGRTKKVVQAVDGVDFDLKAGASLGLVGESGCGKSTTGRMITRLLTPTSGKIMFKGTDIAQLKERDLRPFRRQLQIVFQDPYSSLNPRQTVSNIISTPLRVHNLVKKGKELERVQELLERVGLNPEHHNRYPNEFSGGQRQRIGIARALAVEPEVIIADEPVSALDVSIQAQVMNLLEDLRRDLGIAFVFIAHDLGVVRHFCDEVAVMYLGKIVEQGSRDQIYNEPQHPYTQALLSAAPDLGTIRGVPPKERIRLVGDVPSPIDPPSGCRFRTRCWKAEDICSTQEPLLEIKPQSTPGHTAACHFAEPKVDLTAATA; from the coding sequence ATGAGCGAGACCCCAACCGACGCGACCCGACCGGTCGACGTGGTGGCCCCCAAAGGCGAGACGCTGCTTCAGGTCCGGGACCTGAAGATGCACTTCCCGATCAAGGAGGCGGCCGGCCTGGGCCGGACCAAGAAGGTCGTCCAGGCCGTCGACGGCGTCGACTTCGACCTGAAGGCCGGCGCCAGCCTCGGCCTGGTCGGCGAGTCCGGCTGCGGCAAGTCGACCACTGGCCGGATGATCACCCGGCTGCTGACGCCGACCAGCGGCAAGATCATGTTCAAGGGCACCGACATCGCGCAGCTGAAGGAGCGGGACCTGCGCCCGTTCCGCCGGCAGTTGCAGATCGTCTTCCAGGACCCGTACAGCTCGCTGAACCCGCGGCAGACGGTCAGCAACATCATCAGTACGCCGCTGCGGGTGCACAACCTGGTCAAGAAGGGCAAGGAGCTCGAGCGGGTCCAGGAGCTGCTGGAGCGGGTCGGTCTGAACCCGGAGCACCACAACCGGTACCCGAACGAGTTCTCCGGCGGTCAGCGGCAGCGGATCGGGATCGCCCGAGCGCTCGCGGTCGAGCCCGAGGTGATCATCGCCGACGAGCCGGTGTCCGCGCTGGACGTGTCCATCCAGGCCCAGGTGATGAACCTGCTGGAGGACCTGCGCCGCGACCTCGGTATCGCGTTCGTGTTCATCGCGCACGACCTGGGCGTGGTCCGGCACTTCTGTGACGAGGTCGCGGTGATGTACCTCGGCAAGATCGTCGAGCAGGGCAGCCGGGACCAGATCTACAACGAGCCGCAGCACCCGTACACGCAGGCGCTGCTGTCCGCCGCTCCGGACCTGGGCACCATTCGTGGGGTGCCGCCGAAGGAGCGGATCCGGCTGGTCGGCGACGTACCCTCGCCGATCGACCCGCCGAGCGGCTGCCGGTTCCGGACCCGCTGCTGGAAGGCGGAGGACATCTGCAGCACGCAGGAGCCGCTGCTGGAGATCAAGCCGCAGTCCACGCCCGGCCACACCGCCGCCTGCCACTTCGCGGAGCCGAAGGTCGACCTGACCGCCGCCACCGCCTGA
- a CDS encoding ABC transporter ATP-binding protein, whose amino-acid sequence MIEFDRVTVRYDGTPAPALQDVSFAVPEGELALVIGRTGSGKSTLLRAINGLVPHFTGGTLSGRVLVSGRDTREYRPRDLADVVGMVGQDPMAGFVTDTVEDELAYSMESLGIAPDVMRRRVEETLDLLGLADVRDRALTSLSGGQRQRTAIGAALTSHPAVLVLDEPTSALDPQAAEEVLAALQRLVHDLGVTVVMAEHRLERVIQYADRVIEVPGGAAAVSTGLPAERMVTAPVAPPVVELGRLAGWSPLPLSVRDARRAAVALRNQLDSTAPLRATTALGAELARCSDLVVGYGNVTALRGVSLSIKAGEVVALMGRNGAGKSTLLNALVGIVPTRSGTAVAAGADPRHTKPSQLVKAVGLVPQEPADLLYAATVADECAAADSDFKVPAGSCRALLERLAPDVVLDRHPRDLSEGQRLCLALAVVLCGAPPLLLLDEPTRGLDYGAKRRLVAILRELAATGHAVVLSTHDVEMVAEVASRVMVLADGELVSDGATAEVIAGSPAFAPQVAKILAPLPFLTVGEVADALDRAS is encoded by the coding sequence ATGATCGAGTTCGACCGGGTGACAGTCAGGTACGACGGCACGCCCGCGCCCGCGCTGCAGGACGTCAGCTTCGCGGTGCCGGAGGGTGAGCTCGCGCTGGTGATCGGGCGGACCGGCTCCGGCAAGTCGACGTTGCTGCGAGCAATCAACGGCCTGGTCCCGCATTTCACCGGTGGCACGCTGTCCGGTCGCGTGCTGGTCAGCGGGCGGGACACCCGTGAGTACCGGCCGCGTGACCTCGCGGACGTGGTCGGAATGGTCGGACAGGACCCGATGGCCGGTTTCGTCACGGACACCGTCGAGGACGAGCTGGCGTACAGCATGGAGTCGTTGGGGATCGCACCGGATGTCATGCGGCGCCGCGTCGAGGAAACCCTCGACCTGTTGGGCTTGGCCGACGTACGCGACCGGGCGCTGACCTCGTTGTCCGGTGGACAGCGCCAGCGCACCGCCATCGGCGCCGCCCTCACCTCACATCCCGCTGTGCTCGTACTGGACGAACCCACCTCAGCACTGGACCCACAGGCAGCCGAGGAAGTACTAGCGGCACTGCAGCGGCTCGTACACGACCTGGGCGTCACTGTGGTCATGGCAGAGCACCGGTTGGAGCGCGTGATCCAGTACGCCGACCGCGTGATCGAAGTACCAGGCGGAGCCGCTGCTGTGTCGACCGGCTTGCCAGCTGAGCGCATGGTGACTGCACCTGTCGCTCCCCCAGTGGTAGAGCTCGGCCGACTGGCCGGCTGGTCACCACTCCCCTTGTCTGTAAGGGATGCGCGGCGAGCCGCGGTTGCGCTACGCAACCAGCTGGACTCCACAGCGCCACTGCGAGCCACTACTGCGCTAGGCGCCGAGCTGGCACGCTGCAGTGACCTGGTAGTTGGCTACGGCAACGTCACCGCACTGCGCGGAGTGTCCCTCAGCATCAAGGCCGGGGAGGTTGTCGCACTGATGGGCCGCAACGGCGCCGGCAAGTCGACACTGCTCAACGCACTGGTGGGAATCGTGCCAACCCGCTCCGGGACCGCTGTCGCGGCCGGAGCTGACCCGCGTCATACCAAACCCTCCCAGCTGGTCAAAGCGGTAGGCCTGGTCCCACAAGAACCCGCAGACCTGTTGTACGCGGCCACTGTCGCCGATGAATGCGCTGCAGCCGACTCCGACTTCAAAGTGCCCGCAGGAAGCTGCCGTGCCCTACTCGAACGGCTGGCACCAGATGTCGTACTGGACCGGCATCCGCGGGACCTGTCGGAAGGACAACGGCTCTGCTTGGCGCTGGCAGTCGTACTGTGTGGTGCCCCGCCCTTGCTGTTGCTGGACGAGCCGACACGAGGACTGGACTACGGCGCCAAACGCCGACTGGTAGCGATCCTGCGTGAGCTAGCCGCAACGGGCCACGCTGTCGTGCTGTCGACCCACGACGTCGAGATGGTCGCGGAGGTGGCCAGCCGGGTGATGGTACTGGCAGACGGCGAGCTGGTGAGCGACGGCGCGACCGCTGAGGTGATCGCCGGGTCTCCGGCGTTCGCACCGCAGGTGGCGAAGATCCTTGCCCCGCTGCCCTTCCTGACCGTCGGCGAAGTCGCTGACGCACTGGACCGCGCCTCATGA
- a CDS encoding DUF3043 domain-containing protein has protein sequence MFRRTKTETATTVPAEPQGKPGGKGRPTPSRKDAEAARKASFKKPRNRKEASAIRRDKVRTERAKMQQAMQTGDDRYLPAADKGPIRRFARDYVDARYSVMEFALPILLVVSLVGVVFSSQFLWLAGVVNLLFLAMILLIAADWFLLTAGLKKLIAIKFPKESTKGIAFYAVRRTMQMRRWRLPKPMVKRGEKPS, from the coding sequence GTGTTCCGTCGTACCAAGACTGAGACAGCTACCACCGTACCCGCCGAGCCCCAGGGCAAGCCGGGCGGGAAGGGCCGCCCGACGCCGAGCCGCAAGGACGCGGAGGCGGCCCGGAAGGCGAGCTTCAAGAAACCACGTAACCGCAAGGAGGCCTCGGCGATCCGCCGGGACAAGGTCCGGACCGAGCGGGCCAAGATGCAGCAGGCGATGCAGACCGGCGACGACCGGTACCTGCCGGCCGCCGACAAGGGCCCGATCCGGCGGTTCGCCCGCGACTACGTGGACGCCCGGTACTCGGTGATGGAGTTCGCGCTGCCGATCCTGCTGGTGGTGTCACTGGTCGGCGTGGTGTTCTCCTCCCAGTTCCTCTGGCTGGCCGGCGTCGTCAACCTGCTCTTCCTGGCGATGATCCTGCTGATCGCGGCGGACTGGTTCCTGCTCACCGCCGGGCTGAAGAAGCTGATCGCGATCAAGTTCCCGAAGGAGTCCACCAAGGGCATCGCGTTCTACGCGGTCCGGCGGACCATGCAGATGCGCCGCTGGCGGCTGCCCAAGCCGATGGTGAAGCGCGGCGAGAAGCCGAGCTGA